One region of Microbacterium rhizosphaerae genomic DNA includes:
- the ftsZ gene encoding cell division protein FtsZ: MSQNQNYLAVIKVVGVGGGGVNAVNRMIDLGLRGVEFIAINTDAQALLMSDADVKLDVGRELTRGLGAGADPEVGRRAAEDHAEEIEEALAGADMVFVTAGEGGGTGTGGAPVVARIAKSIGALTIGVVTKPFSFEGRRRQSQAEAGVAKLKEEVDTLIVVPNDRLLQISDRGISMIEAFATADQVLLAGVQGITDLITTPGLINLDFADVKSVMQGAGSALMGIGSARGADRAIKAAELAVESPLLEASIEGAHGVLLSIQGGSNLGIFEINDAAQLVKEAAHPEANIIFGTVIDDTLGDEVRVTVIAAGFDGGEPTLRIDTVHDARHVPSASSVAAAIGQSTSEPTAEMAERQEKIERVPVTVSVPESGYESAFGDDDLDIPEFLK, translated from the coding sequence ATGAGCCAGAACCAGAACTACCTCGCGGTGATCAAGGTCGTCGGGGTCGGCGGCGGCGGCGTCAACGCCGTGAACCGCATGATCGACCTGGGGCTGCGCGGTGTCGAGTTCATCGCGATCAACACCGACGCGCAGGCCCTGCTCATGAGCGACGCCGACGTCAAGCTCGACGTCGGCCGGGAGCTCACACGCGGGCTCGGCGCCGGCGCCGATCCCGAGGTCGGTCGTCGCGCGGCGGAAGATCACGCGGAGGAGATCGAGGAGGCCCTCGCGGGCGCCGACATGGTCTTCGTCACGGCCGGCGAGGGCGGCGGCACGGGCACGGGCGGCGCACCGGTGGTCGCCCGCATCGCCAAGTCGATCGGCGCGCTGACGATCGGTGTGGTCACGAAGCCGTTCTCGTTCGAGGGCCGCCGCAGGCAGAGCCAGGCCGAAGCCGGCGTCGCGAAGCTGAAGGAAGAGGTCGACACCCTCATCGTCGTCCCGAACGACCGGCTGCTGCAGATCAGCGACCGCGGGATCTCCATGATCGAGGCGTTCGCCACGGCCGACCAGGTGCTCCTCGCCGGTGTCCAGGGCATCACCGACCTCATCACCACGCCCGGTCTCATCAACCTCGACTTCGCCGACGTCAAGTCGGTCATGCAGGGCGCCGGATCCGCACTCATGGGCATCGGATCCGCCCGCGGCGCGGATCGTGCGATCAAGGCCGCGGAACTGGCGGTCGAATCGCCGCTGCTCGAGGCCTCGATCGAGGGGGCGCACGGCGTGCTGCTGTCCATCCAGGGTGGATCGAACCTCGGCATCTTCGAGATCAACGACGCGGCTCAGCTGGTCAAGGAGGCCGCGCACCCCGAGGCGAACATCATCTTCGGCACGGTGATCGACGACACGCTCGGCGACGAGGTGCGCGTCACGGTCATCGCGGCCGGCTTCGACGGCGGTGAGCCCACCCTGCGGATCGACACGGTGCACGATGCGCGGCACGTCCCGTCCGCGTCGAGCGTCGCCGCGGCGATCGGCCAGAGCACGAGCGAGCCGACCGCCGAGATGGCCGAGCGCCAGGAGAAGATCGAGCGCGTCCCGGTCACCGTCAGCGTCCCGGAATCGGGCTACGAGTCGGCGTTCGGCGACGACGACCTCGACATCCCCGAATTCCTGAAGTAG
- a CDS encoding cell division protein SepF, with amino-acid sequence MSNPLKKTMVYLGLADEEEAYEEPAPQPAPRKSTTAVEKPAAPVTPIRRPEVVRQPVASAVSEILTVHPKQYRDAQVIAENFRDGIPVIINLSQMSDSDARRLIDFASGLSMGLYGRIERVTSKVFLLSPENVAVSGDGAVAQADAEATPFSQP; translated from the coding sequence ATGTCGAACCCGCTGAAGAAGACCATGGTGTACCTGGGCCTGGCCGATGAAGAAGAGGCCTACGAGGAGCCGGCGCCCCAGCCTGCTCCGCGCAAGTCGACGACAGCGGTCGAGAAGCCCGCGGCGCCGGTGACGCCGATCCGCCGCCCCGAGGTCGTCCGCCAGCCGGTCGCCTCCGCGGTCAGCGAGATCCTCACCGTCCACCCCAAGCAGTACCGGGACGCGCAGGTCATCGCCGAGAATTTCCGCGACGGCATCCCGGTCATCATCAACCTCTCCCAGATGAGCGACTCGGATGCCCGTCGCCTGATCGACTTCGCCAGCGGGCTGTCGATGGGCCTGTACGGCCGCATCGAGCGGGTGACGAGCAAGGTTTTCCTGCTCTCGCCGGAGAACGTGGCCGTGTCCGGCGACGGCGCGGTCGCTCAGGCGGACGCCGAGGCGACGCCGTTCAGCCAGCCGTGA
- a CDS encoding YggT family protein, which yields MVVISLIATVINTLLLIYVFVMLARMVLDFMPMLNREWRPRGAGLIAAELVYTVTDPPIRLFRRFIPPLRLGPVAFDLAFSLTLLLCFILIGVTRSLAG from the coding sequence ATGGTCGTGATCTCCCTCATCGCGACCGTCATCAATACGTTGCTCCTCATCTACGTGTTCGTGATGCTCGCGCGCATGGTCCTCGACTTCATGCCCATGCTCAACCGTGAATGGCGTCCCCGCGGCGCCGGCCTCATCGCGGCTGAGCTCGTCTACACCGTGACGGACCCCCCGATCCGTCTCTTCCGCCGCTTCATCCCGCCGTTGCGGCTGGGCCCGGTCGCGTTCGACCTGGCCTTCAGCCTGACGCTGCTCCTGTGCTTCATCCTCATCGGGGTGACGCGCTCCCTCGCGGGGTGA
- a CDS encoding GntR family transcriptional regulator: protein MIVIDATSSAPPFEQLRAQLADAVSSGELAPGDRLPTVRRLAEELGVAPGTVARAYRELETAGVIETRGRNGSFVRGGDDPVREQARQAAEAFAQQIRTLHLDADEALALAAAALRSGPAKLV, encoded by the coding sequence GTGATCGTCATCGATGCGACCTCGAGTGCGCCGCCGTTCGAGCAGCTGCGCGCGCAGCTCGCGGATGCGGTCTCATCGGGCGAGCTTGCGCCCGGGGATCGTCTGCCGACGGTGCGGCGGCTCGCCGAGGAGCTCGGCGTCGCCCCCGGGACCGTGGCGCGCGCGTACCGCGAGCTCGAGACCGCCGGGGTCATCGAGACGCGAGGCCGCAACGGCAGCTTCGTGCGCGGCGGCGACGACCCGGTCCGTGAGCAGGCACGACAGGCCGCGGAGGCCTTCGCGCAGCAGATCCGCACCCTGCACCTCGATGCCGACGAAGCGCTCGCCCTCGCCGCAGCCGCGCTGCGCTCCGGCCCCGCGAAGCTCGTGTAA
- a CDS encoding DivIVA domain-containing protein yields MALTPDDVVTKQFQHVRFKEGFDPDEVDDFLDEIVVEWRKTIAENDELKARVSSLESGASSAPAVAAAPQASVNEGQPAAASAGIIELAQRLHDEHIAEGKAKRDQLISDAQTQASQIVSEAEARGREELARLDRERATLEGRITELRQFERDYRGQLRSFIEGHLRDLETSSPSGQAPVSAIGL; encoded by the coding sequence ATGGCATTGACTCCGGATGACGTCGTCACCAAGCAGTTCCAGCACGTTCGCTTCAAGGAGGGCTTCGACCCGGACGAGGTCGATGACTTCCTCGACGAGATCGTCGTGGAGTGGCGCAAGACCATCGCGGAGAACGACGAGCTGAAGGCCAGGGTCTCCTCGCTCGAGTCGGGCGCCTCGAGCGCGCCGGCCGTCGCCGCGGCTCCGCAGGCCTCCGTCAACGAGGGCCAGCCCGCGGCCGCGAGCGCCGGCATCATCGAGCTCGCGCAGCGCCTGCACGACGAGCACATCGCCGAGGGCAAGGCGAAGCGCGACCAGCTCATCTCCGATGCGCAGACGCAGGCGTCCCAGATCGTCTCCGAGGCCGAGGCCCGGGGTCGTGAAGAGCTCGCCCGCCTCGACCGCGAGCGCGCCACGCTCGAGGGCCGCATCACGGAACTGCGCCAGTTCGAGCGCGACTACCGCGGGCAGCTGCGCTCCTTCATCGAGGGCCACCTGCGCGACCTCGAGACCTCCTCGCCCTCGGGTCAGGCACCGGTCTCTGCCATCGGTCTGTAA
- the lspA gene encoding signal peptidase II, giving the protein MTGRAPISKAAAGITIAILAVLVLAADQLAKFWAIHNLPPEEPVHIIGDFLIFFLIRNSGAAFSMGAGVTWIFTIALTVVAAVIIVLALRIRSRAWAIVLGLLLGGVLGNLSDRLFREPGFGVGHVVDFISTPWMMPAIYNVADMFIVTMMISVAILIVIGLRLDGTRDRRAAQSEDDEDAEHPAVPKD; this is encoded by the coding sequence TTGACCGGTCGAGCTCCGATCAGCAAGGCGGCGGCCGGCATCACCATCGCGATCCTCGCGGTGCTGGTGCTGGCCGCCGATCAGTTGGCCAAGTTCTGGGCCATCCACAACCTCCCTCCGGAGGAGCCGGTGCACATCATCGGCGACTTCCTGATCTTCTTCCTCATCCGCAACTCCGGTGCCGCTTTCTCGATGGGCGCCGGCGTGACGTGGATCTTCACGATCGCGCTGACCGTCGTCGCGGCGGTGATCATCGTGCTCGCTCTGCGCATCCGCTCCCGCGCCTGGGCGATCGTGCTCGGACTGCTCCTCGGCGGCGTGCTGGGCAATCTGTCCGATCGCCTGTTCCGCGAGCCCGGCTTCGGCGTCGGCCACGTCGTCGACTTCATCTCGACCCCGTGGATGATGCCGGCCATCTACAACGTCGCGGACATGTTCATCGTCACCATGATGATCAGCGTCGCGATCCTCATCGTGATCGGCCTGCGCCTGGACGGCACGCGCGATCGACGCGCCGCGCAGAGCGAGGACGACGAGGATGCCGAGCATCCCGCCGTCCCGAAGGACTGA
- a CDS encoding FtsQ-type POTRA domain-containing protein, translated as MQRPTPLPPQAEKPAPRSAAEAPTPSKARASKARAAKGELPPEELRTAQVGAEPLAPVTPISSDGHDPDRAEGEAADASPIGVRDVWRAARARRKALRAEVRRFTGRQRRRRALWIGAAASIGILALVTLGAAYSPLFAVERVEVVGTSQLKASAVVDALQAQIGKPLPLVDESAVKAALVRFPLVESYTLEARPPHELVVRIVERTPVGVIQGPAGYTLVDAAGVALSTTSTAPPGEPIVTVPGVHSSAFASLGQVMRALPAAIRTQVTAASATTPDDVTLTLGGTRTQVEWGSADQSALKALVLEEAMKAKPPASVSAYDVSTPTSVVFR; from the coding sequence ATGCAGCGCCCCACTCCGCTCCCGCCGCAGGCCGAGAAGCCGGCGCCGAGGAGCGCGGCCGAGGCGCCGACGCCGTCGAAGGCCCGCGCGTCGAAGGCGCGCGCAGCGAAGGGCGAGCTGCCGCCGGAGGAGCTCCGGACTGCGCAGGTCGGCGCCGAGCCGCTGGCCCCCGTCACCCCGATCTCGTCCGACGGCCATGACCCTGATCGGGCGGAGGGCGAAGCGGCGGATGCCTCTCCGATCGGCGTGCGGGACGTGTGGCGCGCAGCGCGTGCCCGCCGCAAGGCGCTGCGCGCCGAGGTGCGCCGCTTCACGGGCCGCCAGCGGCGCAGGCGCGCGCTGTGGATCGGGGCCGCGGCATCCATCGGCATCCTCGCCCTGGTGACCCTCGGCGCCGCGTACAGCCCGCTGTTCGCGGTCGAGCGCGTGGAGGTCGTCGGCACGTCGCAGTTGAAGGCGTCCGCGGTGGTCGACGCGCTGCAGGCCCAGATCGGCAAGCCCCTGCCGCTCGTCGACGAGAGCGCCGTGAAGGCCGCCCTCGTGCGCTTCCCCCTCGTGGAGTCGTACACGCTCGAGGCGCGGCCGCCGCACGAGCTCGTGGTGCGGATCGTCGAGCGCACGCCGGTGGGCGTCATCCAGGGACCGGCCGGATACACGCTGGTGGATGCGGCGGGCGTCGCCCTCTCGACCACCTCGACGGCGCCTCCGGGTGAGCCGATCGTCACGGTGCCCGGCGTGCACTCGTCGGCGTTCGCCTCGCTCGGCCAGGTGATGCGCGCCCTTCCGGCGGCCATCCGCACGCAGGTGACGGCGGCATCGGCCACGACGCCGGACGACGTCACGCTCACCCTCGGCGGCACGCGCACGCAGGTCGAATGGGGGAGCGCGGACCAGTCCGCACTCAAGGCGCTCGTGCTCGAGGAGGCCATGAAGGCGAAGCCGCCGGCATCCGTCAGCGCATACGACGTGTCGACTCCGACGTCCGTCGTCTTCCGCTGA
- the murC gene encoding UDP-N-acetylmuramate--L-alanine ligase, with protein MIRPDLSLPIPDEIRSAHFIGIGGSGMSGLAGMFLDRGIAVSGSDRADSAALQGLAARGARVHVGHDAANLADADTVIHTGAIWPENPEYVTAKERGMPVIHRSQALHWLIGGRRLVSVAGAHGKTTSTGMIVTALKTLGADPNFVNGGVISQLGVSSGSGSDPLFVIEADESDGTFLLYDTSIALITNVDPDHLDHYGSHDAFVDAFARFGDGAREAVVISADDAGAIEVTKRMTHPRIVTFGEAEGADVRVVDIRTDGPVSFAVEYEGRRVEAQLPVPGAHNAVNATGAVAVLLLLGRGLEEAVRAVEEFTGTIRRFELHGVQRGVSVFDDYAHHPTEVAAALAAARTVVGDGRIIAIQQPHTYSRTQLMAGEFAEVLESHADHTVMLDVYGAREDPIPGVTGETVAARFADPSHVHYVPDWQDAADYTASIARPGDYVITLGCGNVYQIIPQVLAALGDGADAADEA; from the coding sequence ATGATCAGACCCGACCTGAGCCTTCCCATCCCCGACGAGATCCGTTCCGCGCACTTCATCGGCATCGGCGGCTCCGGCATGTCCGGCCTTGCCGGCATGTTCCTCGACCGCGGCATCGCGGTCTCCGGGTCGGACCGCGCCGACAGCGCGGCGCTGCAGGGCCTCGCGGCCCGCGGCGCCCGCGTGCACGTGGGCCACGACGCCGCCAACCTCGCCGACGCCGACACCGTCATCCACACGGGCGCGATCTGGCCGGAGAACCCTGAGTACGTCACCGCGAAGGAGCGGGGGATGCCGGTCATCCACCGTTCGCAGGCGCTCCACTGGCTGATCGGCGGACGTCGCCTCGTGTCCGTCGCAGGCGCCCACGGCAAGACGACCTCGACCGGCATGATCGTGACAGCCCTGAAGACCCTCGGCGCCGACCCGAACTTCGTCAACGGCGGCGTGATCTCCCAGCTCGGCGTCTCGAGCGGCAGCGGCTCGGACCCGCTGTTCGTCATCGAGGCCGACGAGTCCGACGGCACGTTCCTGCTGTACGACACGTCGATCGCCCTCATCACGAACGTCGACCCCGACCACCTCGACCACTACGGCAGCCACGACGCCTTCGTCGACGCGTTCGCCCGCTTCGGCGACGGGGCGCGCGAGGCCGTGGTGATCTCCGCGGACGACGCGGGCGCGATCGAGGTCACCAAGCGCATGACGCACCCGCGCATCGTGACGTTCGGCGAGGCCGAAGGTGCCGACGTGCGCGTGGTCGACATCCGCACCGACGGCCCGGTCTCGTTCGCCGTCGAATACGAGGGCCGACGCGTCGAGGCGCAGCTGCCCGTCCCCGGCGCGCACAACGCCGTCAACGCCACCGGCGCCGTCGCCGTGCTGCTCCTTCTCGGCCGGGGGCTCGAGGAGGCCGTCCGCGCGGTCGAGGAGTTCACGGGCACCATCCGCCGCTTCGAGCTGCACGGCGTGCAGCGCGGGGTCAGCGTCTTCGACGACTACGCGCACCACCCGACCGAGGTCGCCGCCGCTCTCGCCGCCGCGCGCACGGTGGTCGGCGACGGCCGGATCATCGCCATCCAGCAGCCCCACACGTACTCGCGCACCCAGCTGATGGCCGGTGAGTTCGCCGAGGTCCTCGAGAGCCACGCCGACCACACCGTGATGCTCGACGTCTACGGCGCGCGCGAGGACCCGATTCCGGGCGTCACGGGCGAGACGGTGGCCGCGCGCTTCGCCGACCCGTCGCACGTGCACTACGTGCCGGACTGGCAGGATGCCGCGGACTACACCGCGTCGATCGCCCGACCGGGCGACTACGTCATCACGCTCGGCTGCGGCAACGTGTACCAGATCATCCCGCAGGTGCTCGCGGCACTGGGCGACGGCGCGGACGCGGCGGACGAGGCCTAG
- the murG gene encoding undecaprenyldiphospho-muramoylpentapeptide beta-N-acetylglucosaminyltransferase, translating into MTTYLLAGGGTAGHVNPLLAVADGLRDRDPDASVLVLGTKEGLEARLVPERGYELLIVDKVPFPRRPGRAAATFPRRYRTAIAQVRDHIRTHGVDVVIGFGGYASAPAYVAARREGIPFVVHEANAKPGLANVLGARSAARVGVAFPGTRLRGARVVGMPLRREIVDLDLAAARAQAAEHFGLDATSRTLLVFGGSLGAQRLNEAFAASWRDVLDAGWQLLHVTGERADLADPEVAGYAMRRYVDRMDLAYALADLIVSRSGAATVSEISALGIPAVFVPYAVGNGEQALNAAAEVEAGAAIILPDAAFTPDRVRSEVVPLLHDEKRLERMRQAAAGVGTRRGTENVIELIDEALASR; encoded by the coding sequence GTGACGACTTACCTCCTCGCCGGCGGCGGTACGGCCGGGCATGTGAACCCGCTCCTCGCGGTCGCGGACGGTCTGCGCGACCGGGATCCGGATGCCTCGGTGCTGGTGCTCGGCACGAAGGAGGGACTGGAGGCGCGACTCGTGCCCGAGCGCGGCTACGAGCTGCTGATCGTCGACAAGGTCCCTTTCCCGCGCCGGCCGGGTCGTGCGGCGGCGACCTTCCCGCGGCGCTACCGCACGGCCATCGCGCAGGTGCGCGACCACATCCGGACGCACGGCGTCGACGTCGTCATCGGCTTCGGCGGGTACGCGTCGGCGCCGGCATACGTCGCGGCGCGCCGCGAAGGCATCCCGTTCGTCGTGCACGAGGCGAACGCGAAGCCGGGTCTCGCGAACGTCCTGGGCGCGCGCAGCGCGGCTCGCGTGGGCGTCGCGTTCCCCGGCACGCGCCTGCGGGGCGCCCGCGTCGTCGGGATGCCGCTGCGCCGCGAGATCGTCGACCTCGATCTCGCCGCCGCGCGCGCGCAGGCGGCCGAGCACTTCGGGCTGGATGCGACGAGCCGCACCCTGCTCGTCTTCGGCGGCTCGCTGGGTGCGCAGCGCCTCAACGAGGCCTTCGCCGCATCCTGGCGGGACGTGCTGGATGCCGGGTGGCAGCTGCTGCACGTGACAGGGGAGCGGGCCGACCTCGCCGACCCGGAGGTCGCCGGCTATGCGATGCGGCGGTACGTCGACCGGATGGACCTCGCCTACGCCCTCGCCGACCTCATCGTGTCGCGCTCGGGAGCGGCGACCGTGAGCGAGATCTCGGCGCTCGGCATCCCCGCGGTGTTCGTGCCCTATGCCGTCGGCAACGGCGAGCAGGCGCTCAACGCGGCCGCCGAGGTGGAGGCGGGAGCGGCGATCATCCTGCCCGACGCCGCCTTCACCCCGGATCGCGTGCGGAGCGAGGTCGTTCCGCTGCTGCACGACGAGAAGCGGCTGGAGCGGATGCGGCAGGCCGCCGCCGGCGTCGGGACCCGGCGCGGCACGGAGAACGTCATCGAGCTCATCGACGAGGCGCTCGCGTCGCGGTAG
- the murD gene encoding UDP-N-acetylmuramoyl-L-alanine--D-glutamate ligase has translation MSREGNAGGRAEEAAERLDALRSWYADWRGLRVAVLGLSMTGFAAADTLAELGADVFVVTESADPEYERLLPVIGARLRVGALDAVPDELVAFDPEVVVASPGFAPHHPVIEWTQREHIALWGDVELAWRVRDKVVRADGSPAEWVLITGTNGKTTTTRLAATMIAAGGRRVAPCGNIGVPVLDAVRDPGGFDVLVVELSSHQLWYLGLQTDGPAPLSPWASVCLNLADDHLEWHGSAEAYRAAKAVVYENTRIACVYNKADAATRRMVEDAEVVEGARAIGFDLGVPGPSDLGVVEGILVDRAFLEDRRTSALELTTLEDLAAQGLAAPHVVANILAAAALARSLDIEPHAIRAALEDFRLDPHRIEIVAVEAGITWVDDSKATNPHAAASSLAAYPGAVWVVGGLLKGVDISELVADRGPSAKAAIVIGVERGDIVAAFARHAPAVPVFEVDHGETEDVMARVVELASGIAQDGDVVLLAPAAASFDQFASYADRGRRFAEAVRDRIGGGTGDDHDDPAHPSG, from the coding sequence GCCGAGGAGGCCGCCGAGCGCCTCGACGCTCTGCGCAGCTGGTACGCGGACTGGCGCGGGCTCCGCGTCGCCGTGCTGGGACTGTCGATGACGGGCTTCGCCGCGGCGGACACTCTCGCCGAGCTCGGCGCCGACGTGTTCGTGGTCACGGAGTCGGCCGACCCCGAGTACGAGCGGCTGCTGCCCGTCATCGGCGCGAGGCTGCGCGTCGGAGCGCTGGACGCCGTCCCCGACGAGCTCGTCGCCTTCGACCCCGAGGTGGTCGTGGCGTCGCCGGGCTTCGCGCCGCACCATCCGGTCATCGAATGGACGCAGCGCGAGCACATCGCGCTGTGGGGCGATGTGGAGCTCGCATGGCGCGTGCGCGACAAGGTCGTGCGCGCCGACGGCAGCCCGGCCGAGTGGGTGCTGATCACGGGCACGAACGGCAAGACCACGACGACCCGGCTCGCCGCGACGATGATCGCGGCCGGTGGCAGGCGCGTCGCACCATGCGGCAACATCGGCGTGCCCGTGCTCGACGCCGTCCGCGATCCCGGCGGCTTCGACGTCCTCGTCGTCGAGCTCTCGAGCCACCAGCTCTGGTACCTCGGTCTGCAGACGGACGGCCCCGCCCCGCTCTCGCCGTGGGCGAGCGTGTGCCTCAACCTCGCGGACGACCACCTCGAGTGGCACGGCTCGGCCGAGGCGTATCGCGCAGCCAAGGCCGTCGTCTACGAGAACACGCGCATCGCGTGCGTCTACAACAAGGCGGATGCCGCGACCCGGCGCATGGTCGAAGACGCAGAAGTCGTCGAGGGGGCGCGAGCGATCGGGTTCGACCTCGGGGTCCCCGGTCCGAGCGACCTGGGGGTCGTCGAGGGCATCCTCGTCGATCGAGCCTTCCTCGAGGATCGCCGCACGAGCGCCCTCGAGCTCACGACGCTCGAGGACCTCGCGGCGCAGGGGCTCGCGGCGCCGCACGTCGTCGCGAACATCCTCGCAGCGGCCGCCCTCGCGCGTTCGCTCGACATCGAGCCGCACGCCATCCGCGCCGCCCTCGAGGACTTCCGCCTGGACCCCCACCGCATCGAGATCGTCGCCGTCGAGGCCGGCATCACCTGGGTGGACGACTCGAAGGCGACCAACCCGCACGCGGCCGCGTCGTCGCTCGCCGCGTATCCCGGCGCGGTCTGGGTCGTCGGGGGACTGCTCAAGGGCGTCGACATCTCGGAGCTCGTCGCCGACCGCGGGCCTTCCGCCAAGGCGGCGATCGTCATCGGGGTGGAGCGAGGCGACATCGTCGCGGCGTTCGCGCGACACGCGCCCGCGGTGCCCGTGTTCGAGGTCGACCACGGCGAGACTGAGGACGTCATGGCGCGGGTCGTCGAGCTCGCGTCCGGGATCGCGCAGGACGGCGACGTCGTCCTGCTGGCCCCGGCCGCAGCATCCTTCGACCAGTTCGCGTCGTACGCAGACCGCGGCCGGCGCTTCGCCGAGGCCGTGCGGGATCGAATCGGAGGGGGGACCGGTGACGACCACGACGACCCGGCCCACCCGTCCGGCTGA
- a CDS encoding peptidoglycan glycosyltransferase FtsW: MTTTTTRPTRPADAFDAPSADARRGLAARISLGRVFAPVPVEFLLIASTALLLTTFGLVMILSATSATTPSAPLETVMKQGVFAMIGIPLMLIGSRMPVAFWKRIAWPALIVATVLQLLVFTPLGHTFDGNRNWIVVAGVQAQPAEFLKLALALWLGFVLYRKQTLLGLWRHVYIPVVPVAAAVIATVMAGNDLGTAMILTLVVLGALFFSGVRLRVFILPLLAGIGFVAFYAVKSPDRMRRILSFMDTSCLDTYYSDCYQPLHGIWALAGGGLFGLGLGNSKEKYGWLPAASSDYVFAIVGEELGLIGCAVLLTLFAIFAVGVFHIIRKTNDPFVRIVSGGIVIWIVGQALINIAVVLRLFPVLGIPLPFVSQGGTSLLSVLMATGVLLSFARTLPRREAVPQRQPARSRAAAR, from the coding sequence GTGACGACCACGACGACCCGGCCCACCCGTCCGGCTGACGCCTTCGACGCTCCTTCCGCCGATGCCCGTCGCGGCCTCGCCGCACGCATCTCGCTGGGGCGCGTGTTCGCTCCGGTGCCCGTGGAGTTCCTGCTGATCGCATCCACGGCGCTGCTGCTGACGACGTTCGGCCTCGTCATGATCCTCTCCGCCACCTCGGCGACGACCCCCTCGGCGCCGCTCGAGACGGTGATGAAGCAGGGCGTCTTCGCGATGATCGGCATCCCGCTGATGCTCATCGGCAGCCGCATGCCCGTGGCGTTCTGGAAGCGCATCGCGTGGCCCGCGCTCATCGTCGCCACCGTGCTGCAGCTGCTGGTGTTCACGCCGCTGGGCCACACGTTCGACGGCAACCGCAACTGGATCGTCGTCGCCGGCGTGCAGGCGCAGCCGGCGGAGTTCCTCAAGCTCGCCCTCGCGCTGTGGCTCGGGTTCGTCCTGTACCGCAAGCAGACGCTCCTCGGACTGTGGCGCCACGTGTACATCCCGGTCGTCCCCGTGGCCGCGGCGGTCATCGCGACCGTCATGGCCGGCAACGACCTGGGCACGGCGATGATCCTGACGCTCGTCGTCCTCGGTGCGCTCTTCTTCTCCGGTGTGCGCCTGCGGGTCTTCATCCTGCCGCTGCTCGCCGGTATCGGCTTCGTCGCGTTCTACGCGGTGAAGAGCCCCGACCGGATGCGGCGCATCCTGAGCTTCATGGACACCAGCTGCCTCGACACCTACTACAGCGACTGCTACCAGCCGCTGCACGGGATCTGGGCGCTCGCCGGCGGCGGACTGTTCGGCCTGGGCCTGGGCAACTCGAAGGAGAAGTACGGCTGGCTGCCCGCGGCATCCAGCGACTACGTGTTCGCGATCGTCGGCGAGGAGCTGGGGCTCATCGGATGCGCCGTGCTGCTCACGCTGTTCGCGATCTTCGCGGTCGGCGTCTTCCATATCATCCGCAAGACGAACGACCCCTTCGTGCGCATCGTCTCCGGCGGCATCGTCATCTGGATCGTCGGGCAGGCCCTCATCAACATCGCCGTGGTGCTGCGGCTGTTCCCCGTGCTCGGCATCCCGTTGCCCTTTGTCTCACAGGGCGGCACCTCGCTGCTCTCGGTGCTGATGGCGACCGGCGTGCTCCTCTCCTTCGCGCGCACGCTGCCGCGCAGGGAAGCCGTGCCGCAACGGCAGCCCGCGCGATCGCGCGCCGCCGCACGCTAG
- a CDS encoding YggS family pyridoxal phosphate-dependent enzyme, translating to MDDLAARLAAVDARIVDAARAAGRDPSELTRIVVTKFHPAQLVASLYDLGVRDVGENRQQELSAKSVEVGPREGLTWHFIGQAQTNKARAVRAAASVVHSVDRARLADALDAAADDDSPMLDVLLQINLTDDPTRGGVAPGGIEALAEHVTGCRTLRLRGVMAVAPLDEPPAPAFERLAAYSERVRAVLPDASWISAGMTGDFVEAIACGATHLRIGSAITGPRPTRG from the coding sequence ATGGACGACCTCGCCGCGCGCCTCGCCGCGGTCGACGCCCGTATCGTCGACGCGGCGCGGGCGGCGGGTCGGGACCCGTCGGAGCTCACGCGCATCGTCGTGACGAAGTTCCACCCGGCGCAGCTCGTGGCGAGCCTCTACGATCTCGGCGTCCGCGACGTCGGCGAGAACCGCCAGCAGGAGCTCAGCGCGAAGAGCGTCGAGGTCGGGCCCCGCGAGGGGCTGACGTGGCACTTCATCGGGCAGGCGCAGACCAACAAGGCGCGTGCCGTGCGGGCCGCGGCATCCGTCGTCCACTCCGTCGATCGCGCACGTCTCGCGGACGCTCTCGACGCCGCCGCAGACGACGACTCGCCGATGCTCGACGTTCTGCTGCAGATCAACCTGACCGACGACCCGACCCGCGGCGGAGTCGCCCCCGGCGGCATCGAGGCGCTCGCCGAGCACGTGACGGGATGCCGCACCCTGCGTCTGCGCGGCGTCATGGCGGTCGCCCCGCTCGACGAGCCGCCGGCACCCGCCTTCGAGCGGCTCGCCGCGTACTCCGAGCGCGTGCGGGCCGTCCTTCCCGACGCATCCTGGATCTCCGCGGGCATGACCGGCGACTTCGTCGAGGCCATCGCCTGCGGTGCGACACACCTGCGGATCGGGTCCGCAATAACCGGACCGCGGCCCACCCGCGGTTAA